Genomic DNA from Pempheris klunzingeri isolate RE-2024b chromosome 22, fPemKlu1.hap1, whole genome shotgun sequence:
CCGTTACTTCCTGTTGATGTTTagtagctaacattagctaccGGCTAATTAGCCCCCATCCAGGAGCAACAAGTTGAGGTCCTTCCGGATGCGGCGCTATTCCTTTGTAAAACACGCGGTGATGAGCGCTGATTGATTCAAACACTATTTATTTGCTGTTAAATCGGTGTTAAGATGATTTCAGTGCTGACAGCTAACCCTCAACGATGTCATGCAAGCGAACGCCTCCAAAATACAGCACAATCACGCGAGATTCTACGAGACTCCATATATCGGTTCTCGCGAGAATTCCCACGGGATTTTGTTAATGTATAGAAAATATGGCGGACAGGCTAACACAACTTCAAGACGCTGTCAATTCGGTACGGTAATTATTGAGTTTTGTAAAACGATAACTGAGCGATAATAActgcattttgtctgttttatcgTGTAAAGAAGGAGGTCATTGCAAAGCAGGATCCAAATTCTTTCAATAACTTGTTAGCGTTGCTAGTTAGCAAGTTAGCTAACAACCAGGGCCCTGTAAAACGAACAAGTTTAGCTTGAGGTTGCAGTAGAAACATTTTCTACAATATTTCAGCTAAAACATTGAAAGCTCAAAGTGGCTGATAGTTGTGAGGCCGTAGTAGCAGACGGGTGAATATCCGGCCAACGGCTAGCCTCCTGCTTGAGTGAATTGATGATCTAAATGGTGTTGTaatggtgtttgtgtgcagctggCAGATCAGTTCTGCAATGCCATCGGCGTCCTGCAGCAGTGTGCGCCCCCTGCCTCCTTCAGTAACATCCAGACGGCTATCAACAAAGACCAGCCGGCAAACCCAACCGAAGGTGGTTTATTTGTTCTTATTTAAGACCTGTAATCCCTCATCTGCTGTCATTTACTCCTCTGTCTTCTTATTTAACACATCTCACCTCTCAGCACTCAGCACCAGTCCAGGACTGACCTTTTCAGATTGATGGGGTATTACCACACATGACTAATCCATAGTTACACATGGTAcacaaatcacattttacaaacaataaacaatacTCCTCAGTGATATAGATACTCTAATAATGAATAAGTAAGTGAAACAAAGTGCTTGTCCATCTACTATGTTTGAATTATGGTGGTTTTATATTTCACTCAACAATCCTTTGTCTTCTTCCCACATatatttctctccctttttaatATTATCTGTTAGAGCTGCACCGATTAATTAATTCTTTGTCTTACAGTCACCAACGCTTGTGATAATTGGTTAGCatttctctgattccagcttcttaggtgtgaatattttctggcttctctcctcctttatgacagtaaagtgaaaatctttgggttgtggacaaaataagacatcTGAGGACGTTATGTTTGGGAAACACTTTGGGGGAAAAACACTGATGCATGATGGTGCAAACAACTAACTGAAAATAATTGTCTTATTTCTCTGCTATTGACtcacaagacaaagaaacatttgtttaaCATCAGGACTCAAAACTCTTTAATCTCCAATATTTGTGCAAAGCCTGAAATGCCTAATTTTAACtgttatgttttcagtgttagGAATATGCTTGAATTTGAAGATactcaaaaatatttttgttgttgtgggcCAAAATGTGTTGATTTCTGTGTAATTTTACAGTGTAATTTGCAATATCAATTCAGACATGATGACAAGAGAGAATCTTTAGCCCTggtaccttgaaagtgcttgaataTTATCCTTAGAAAGCCGTTTGAACCCTGTATCTCCCCCTAGAATACGCCCAGCTGTTTGCAGCGCTGATCGCCAGAACAGCCAAAGATGTGGACGTCCTAATCGACTCTCTGCCCAGCGAGGAGTCCACCGCAGCGCTGCAGGTCAGCACGTCCACATTCACCTCTCGGACATTTCAGTCACAGGTTTCATGCCTGAATGTGGACCAGCGCACACAGAAGCTCAGTTAGTGTTTCAGTCAGCAGGGGGCGCCAGCCGGACACCCGTACAGCTGCTAGGTACTCTGACAGCAGAGCGAAGTCTGTGGgattaaaacaaacatccacGTGGTTATAGTTTGTTCTCAGGCTGCTCTTCTAGTTAGTTTTTATAAGAACCCTTCCTAGAGGCTGCTAATATATTCTaggataaatattttttaatttctgcaaCATACATAATAATCAGATTTAATCTGAAATTCAGCAAATAATCAGAGGAATATTTAGTACATGTGAAGTTTTAAGTTAAGTTAACGTCCTATTTTGTctccagaggaaagaaagagggaagattGCTGCTATTTCTGTGTTGATTCCTTTCCTGGAAATAGCCGATTATATTAGAGGAACGCAAACGATCCCTGCAGGCTAGCTGGTTAGAAAATAATGCAACTGATACGAGTGCATCACCGATGTATATCTGGAGTGACCAGAGTAGGACTTACTGGATTTAAAGTTACACCAGCTAAACTCTTCATCCACAGAACCccaaacatgtcattttaagtATCGGTGAACAGTGAGAAGGATGACGCTGACTGAATTGAATCAAAAGTCCACAGTTCTGATATGAGAGGCTAGTTTGCACCACAGCTTTATCTTCATTATGTAGTAACACAGTCACTagatgcacagaaacacagagttcACCTCCACCCGTCATCGTAAATGAATCTGACCGGCTGTGACCTCTCGCCAGGCGGCCAGTCTAcggcagctggaggaggagaaccaCGACGCAGCAGCTCGCCTGGAGGAGGTGGTTTACCGCGGCGACATGCTGCTGGAGAAGATCCAGAGCGCCCTGGCCGACATCGCCCAGTCGCAGCTCCGCACCCGCAACGGAGCGCCGAGCCAGCCCTCGCCGGCCGAGTCCTGACGGGCGGCGGCAAGCGCGAGGAAATTCTGGACAATTTTCAGccattaaaatctgtttttcactcGTTATTTATACCCTCAAGCAGcctgaaaacactcaaaaacttTCTGAATCTGTCTGTAAAGAAAACGTGAGATGCCACAAGTCGGAGAAGCATCATTTGCCGGGTTGACTAAAGCGTTAAGGTCGTGTGAACGTGCCAGTGTTTACATGCCAGCTTGAAAAGAGCAGAAGAAgtctgcacacactcactggtttgtttgtgctcatgtgtttttttatgttttatgtacatgttgTATATTGATTACGTCTGTGTTTGTAGATAtttatgaatgaaatgattgaaattCTAATTTTTGGAGTATCCACACTCCCTCGGCTCAATGCAACCCCACGCCTGATCagtcttgttcttttttttaaataaagtttccGCAAACTCTTCAGTGATTCACCGTTTAAACTATTTGTATCTTTACGTCGACTAATTTTCAGCTTCACATTATTGTCTCCTTACGTTCCTGCTAATTGTTTGCCCGTAAAATTTTACCAGCAAACATTTACAAGAAGGGTTTTTATCTCCAGAACACAGAGGACGCTTACTGTCTAAGTTAGTGCTCACAGGCAGTGCAGCCCTGTCTCATTATATCTATTaggaaaatgaataatgattGTCCAAAGTGCACAGAGCTCGTTTATATCCTAGTGTTTGTGCAGCTCTGGTTCATTATTGCACAGCCATGGTCCCAAACTGATAGTTTGTTTATATCGCTGCAACAGCTCCATTTACTCATCAGAGAATCACACACACGATGATAAATCATGACTTAGTGGAAAATGAGCTCTCGGTTCTTCCGCTGGCATGTTTTTAGGAACTGAGCTCTGCTTTTGGAGCATCATGATGTATTAGAGGATTT
This window encodes:
- the med21 gene encoding mediator of RNA polymerase II transcription subunit 21 → MADRLTQLQDAVNSLADQFCNAIGVLQQCAPPASFSNIQTAINKDQPANPTEEYAQLFAALIARTAKDVDVLIDSLPSEESTAALQAASLRQLEEENHDAAARLEEVVYRGDMLLEKIQSALADIAQSQLRTRNGAPSQPSPAES